A portion of the bacterium genome contains these proteins:
- a CDS encoding sugar ABC transporter substrate-binding protein: MTLNRRTLLRAMAVSGASLALGTRFGEGLANAAAPAAGTGFSAIPASALSRYGGIDVRAMIIKFFYTDGLVPQLPMFQKTTGINVAINQFGVSEEFTKADFELASGTGSYEVVSLYMGSFQRAVRAGWIVPLDLYIDNPDLTNKPALDVPDFFAGGLNAFRYQGKQYGLPTIIGLQAMYVRSDLLAKAGIKTPPRTFAELLAAAKELHNGNAVAGIAMRAVRGRGQNVWSNLQFLYGYGAPLVKNFPTDMHPNVDSAQAIDAVTYLTNILGNYSLPDVGSVQMEDAVTNFNEGRVAILIEGVPQIGRIVDPKQSKVVDVIDVAVVPGGPAGTFPPVDAHAWVIPASSKHKEAAWLFANWATSRDVQLQAGLQGPDSVPTRKYVTQVPAFRQKWSYAKGDWLRTYEKTLTLRSSYYGSPTYFLPIPEWPEFEDRLSVALSEALTKAKSPAQAMRDAQADLTDLMKKGGYFK, encoded by the coding sequence CGCCCGCGGCCGGAACCGGGTTCAGCGCGATCCCGGCGAGCGCGCTGTCCAGGTACGGTGGGATCGACGTGCGCGCGATGATCATCAAGTTCTTTTACACTGACGGCCTGGTGCCGCAGCTTCCTATGTTTCAGAAAACCACCGGGATCAATGTAGCGATCAACCAGTTCGGCGTGTCGGAGGAATTCACTAAGGCCGACTTCGAGCTGGCGAGCGGAACCGGCTCGTATGAAGTGGTGTCCCTCTACATGGGCAGCTTCCAGCGCGCCGTTCGTGCGGGGTGGATCGTTCCCCTCGATCTGTACATCGATAACCCAGATCTGACGAACAAGCCAGCCCTCGATGTGCCGGACTTTTTTGCCGGCGGTCTGAACGCGTTTCGGTACCAGGGGAAGCAGTACGGGCTGCCGACAATCATCGGGCTCCAAGCGATGTACGTGCGCTCGGATCTCCTGGCCAAAGCCGGCATCAAGACGCCACCGCGCACGTTCGCTGAGCTCCTGGCGGCGGCGAAGGAACTCCACAACGGGAACGCGGTGGCCGGGATCGCCATGCGGGCGGTTCGTGGGCGCGGGCAAAACGTGTGGTCCAATCTGCAGTTTTTGTACGGGTACGGCGCGCCGCTCGTGAAGAATTTCCCAACGGACATGCATCCGAACGTTGACTCGGCCCAAGCCATCGACGCCGTGACGTACCTCACCAACATCCTCGGCAACTACAGTCTGCCCGACGTTGGGAGCGTTCAGATGGAAGACGCCGTCACCAACTTCAATGAGGGCCGGGTGGCTATTCTGATTGAAGGTGTGCCGCAGATCGGGCGGATTGTCGATCCGAAGCAGTCCAAGGTGGTCGACGTGATCGACGTCGCTGTGGTGCCGGGCGGACCCGCGGGTACCTTCCCGCCAGTTGACGCCCACGCATGGGTGATTCCCGCGTCCTCCAAGCACAAGGAGGCCGCGTGGCTCTTTGCCAACTGGGCGACGAGCCGCGACGTGCAGCTGCAGGCGGGGCTCCAGGGGCCAGACTCCGTGCCAACCCGCAAGTACGTCACGCAGGTCCCGGCTTTCCGGCAAAAGTGGAGTTACGCGAAGGGCGACTGGCTCCGCACATACGAGAAGACCCTGACGCTGCGTAGCAGCTACTACGGCTCGCCGACGTACTTCCTGCCAATCCCCGAATGGCCTGAATTCGAAGATCGGTTGTCCGTGGCGCTCTCCGAGGCTCTCACCAAGGCTAAATCGCCCGCCCAAGCCATGCGGGACGCACAAGCAGATCTGACGGACCTGATGAAGAAAGGTGGTTACTTCAAGTAA